A segment of the Catenuloplanes nepalensis genome:
ACTTCCTCGACAGGCACGCCGTACCCGCCTGATTCAGCGCCTGGATCGGTGTGGGAGACGGGCTGCGGCGCGGTCCAGAAGCCGCCTGGCCGCACGTCGCAACCAGCCGACACCTGGACCGCGCCTCACTCCGGCCCTCACACCGATCCAGGCGCTATGGTCGATGGATGGTCGCCACCCCTGCGCGATTCGGAGCGGGCGGTCAGTGGGCGGAACGCGCCGCCCGCCCGCTCCGGCTGACGGCCGGCCCCGGCGCACGACCCACCCCCGACGAGATCGACGCGATGCGCGCCGCACTGCTGCAGCGGGACGAGCCGGGCGCGGCGCTGGCCCGCGCGCTGCTCACCGACCGCACGGTCACCCAGGCGCAGGTCCGTGCCGCGCTCGCGGACCCGGGCGCCCCCGCGCCGAAACCGATGGACGAATTCCTGGATACGGTACGGGTCCGTCCGTCCTGGGTGGACGACGCGCTGCTGGACCGGGGCGCGGAGGTGTGCCGCACGTTCGGCGTGGACGCGACGCTGGTCCTGACGTACGGCTCGCTGCTCGGCGGTTACCGCACCGCCGCCGCGCTGGAGCCGCTGGTCCGCACCGGGCGGCTGACCGGCGACGAGACCGCGCGCCGGATCGCGGAGACGACCGGGTGGTGGCGGGCCGTGACCGCGCCCGGCGGCCTGCGCCCGGGCGCGGAGGGGCACCGGCTGACGCTGCACGTCCGCGTCATGCACGCGATGGTCAACCACCGTCTGGAGGCCGACCCGTCCTGGGATCACGCCGGCCGCGGTGTGCCGATCAACCAGTACGACCAGGCCAGCACGCTCGGCGTGTTCAGCACCAGCTTCCTGCTGCACCTGCGGCTGCTCGGCGTGCGTGTCTCGCGCGCGGACGGCGCGGCCGTGATGCACCTGTGGAGCTACGTCGGCGCGCTGATGGGCGTCGCCGACCGGTGGCTCCCGCACACCGAGCGCAGCGGCCGCCGCCTGCTCTACCAGCTGCTCGCCCACGATCCGCCGCCGGACGCGAACAGCACCGCGCTGGCCCGCGCGCTGATCGACTCGGGCGTGCCGGAGCGGCGCGAGCGCGCGCTGTCCATCGCGACCTGGCTACTCGGCCCGGCCGCGCTCCGCGACCTCGGCCTGCCGCCGCGTCCGCCCTGGCACGCGCTCTCCCGCGTCGCGGCCAACCTGCCGGCCACGCACGTCTCCGGCCGACTGCCGGGCGGCCGCCGCCGGCTCCTCGCCCGCGCCGAACGCCAGCTCCGCCACTACCAGGCCGCCGACCCCCGCGACCTGGCCTAGGCCGTCGTCCACGAACGTGCGCCGGGACAGAAATCCGTGATCGGGGGCGTCCCCATGCTGCTCTGACGACATGGGGGGACGCCCCGATCACGGACGAGACACGCCCGGCGAACGTCGCTGGACGGGTCAAGCGTCTCAGGGCTTCGGCACGAAGCTGTCGAAGATCAGCTGGAGGTCCTTGTTGGCGGCGTTCCAGTCCGACTCGGGAGTCTGCCAGTAGATGCCGTACGCCTGGGTCGGCGACGTGACCACGCCCCGGTTGTTGACGTGCACCCGCCCGAACTGCGAGTCGTAGGTCCACTCCCAGTCCGCGGCCTTCTGGAAGTAGTCGACCGCGACGATCTTCACCTCGCTGTAGCCGGGGAAGTCGCCGTCGGCGATGCGCGTGTCGCGCTGCTCACTCCAGTCCGCGACCGGGTCCGCCTTCGGCGTGTTCGTCTGGTCGACGCCGAGCACGCGCCCGGTCGGCCCGGTGAAGTAGACCATCGTCCCGTCCTGCGACTGCGTCCAGCCGTTCGGCACGTACACCTTGAAGCCGGTCGGGTCGGTGTAGTCCCGCCAGCCCTGGGGCAGCTGCGGCCGCCCGGAGCCCTCACCGGAGCCGCCGGCGTTCTCGCCACCACCGGCGGCCTGGCCGGTCGGCGACGGCGTCGGCGCACCGACCGGCGACGGCTGCACCGCCTGCGAGGCCGGGGCGTCCGAGGGTCCGGCCGAGGGCGTGCCCGCACTCGCGGTCGGCCCGGGCGCCGCGATGTTGTCGCCGGGCGTGTCCCCGGTGCCGTCCGGGCGCGTCAGGACGAACGCGACCAGCGTCACCACCAGCACGACCGCCACCGCCGCCGCGCCGATGATCAACGGTCGCGCCGGCCCCGGTCGTCCCCCCGGGGGGTCCTGGTCTTTTCGGGCCGGTGCGATCGGCGCCGCGGTCGCGCGCGCGACCTTGGACTTGCCCTCCGCCGCGGCCTGTAGCAGCCGTCCCGCGTCCGCGCTGGTGAGGCGCTCGCCCGGGTTCTTCTTCAGCAGCCCGTCGATGACCGGGGCGAGCGCGCCGGCCCGCTCCATCGGGTCCGGCGGGTCGGCCGCGATCGCGGTCAGCGTGCCGACCGCGGACGCGCGGTGGAACGGTGCGCGGCCCTCGACCGCGTCGTAGAGCGTGGCGCCGAGCGACCACAGGTCGGCCGCCTCGGTGGCCTCCCCCTCCTGCGCGCGCTCCGGCGCCATGTAGTCGAGCGAGGCGTGCAGCTGCTGGCCGGAGCTGGTGATCAGCCCGTCGCCCTCGATCGTGGCGATGCCGAAGTCGGTGAGCACGACGCGGCCGTCGTCGGCGATCAGCACGTTCGCCGGTTTGACGTCGCGGTGCTGGACTCCGGCCTTGTGCGCGGCCCGCAGCGCCTCCAGGATCTCCAGCCCGATCACCGCGGCCTGGCGGTCGTCGAGCGGCCCGTCCTCCTGGACGATCTCCTTGAGCGAGCGGGACGGCACGTGCTCCATCACGATCCACGGCTTGCCGTCGGCCTCGAACACGTCGTAGACGCCGACCACGCCGTGATGGTTGAGCCGCGCGGCCGCGCGCGCCTCGCGCAGCGTCCGGCGGCGGGCCACCGCGGCGTCCTCCTCGCTTCCGGGCGGGAGAACGATCTCCTTGATGGCGACATCGCGGTCGAGGCGCTCGTCGTGCGCGAGCCACACCCGGCCCATGCCGCCGGAGCCGATCGCTTCGCCGAGACGGTAGCGTCCGGCGATCATGGTGGGGGCCTCTGGCATATGTGAAAACTACCCACTGGGTACGACGGTGACGCATCAGGGATGGGCCGCGTCCACCACGAATTTCCCAGGCCGTCGCCGGGCCCCGCACCCCGTCGACGACCGCCGTCCCGCCGCCGCGGCTCCGCCGGGCGTGATCTGGCGCACTCGGGAAGCCCGGCGAGTGACGGAACCGTGATCGGCGGCGCTGACTCGTCTGATGTGCGGGCCCGGCACCCGGTCGGGACGGACGGTGCCGGGCTCGCGCATCCACCCTTCCTCCCTCCCTCCTGCTTGCCGCCCGATGTGGCGTGGACCATCCGGAGCAGAAAATTGCACGGCGCGGGGGTGTCACCGAACGCAGTGAGCCGGTAACGTCGCGTGGGTTGTCGCAGCCCAGGCCGATGCGGGCGCGGCGCGATCTCGTACGTCCACACGGGGAATCCGCTGGTCCACGCGTCCCGGAGGCAAGGGTTTGTCAACGTCCACCATCACGCAGCCGCACGCCGAGGTCACCGATCGGGATCAGGCGGAGGAGCACATCGCCTCGGTCTGCTTCCGCACCGGCCCGTCCCGGCTGATCGGCGCCGAGCTCGAGTTCACGGTCCACCACGCGGACGACCCGGCTCGCCCGATCGACCTGGCGACGCTGCGGCGCGCGCTCGGCCCGCACGCGCCGGCCACGATCTCGCCGGACAGTCCACAGGAGACATTGGACAACGGCACGCCGGTCACGGTCGAACCCGGCGGCCAGGTCGAGATCTCGTCCGCCCCGTTCCGCTCGCTCACCGCGCTCTACGCGGCCACCGAGGGCGACCGCCGGCAGCTGTCCCGGCTGCTCGCGGCCGAAGGCCTGGTGCTCGGCGAGCACGGCCTCGACCCGTGGCGGTCCCCGCGCCGCCTCCTGCACACCCCGCGTTTCGACGCTCTCGAAAAAGCCTTCGACCGCACGGGTACGGCCGGGCGCGTGATGATGTGCAACACCGCCGGCCTGCAGGCGTGCGTCGACGCGGGCGAACCCCGGCAGCTCGCCGCGCGCTGGGCCGCGCTCTATGCGGCCGGCCCCGCGCTGATGGCCGCGTTCGCCACGTCGCACCGGCAGGGCGGCATCGACACCGGCTGGCGCTCCGCCCGCATGCGCGCCTGGTTCGGCGTCGACCGGCAGCTCACCCGCGAGATCGACCTCGGCGCCGACCCGGCACATGCGTGGGCCCGGCACGCGCTCGCCGCACCACTGCTCTGCGTGCGCCGCGACGACCGGAACTGGGAGGCGCCGCGCGGCCTCACGTTCAACGACTGGATCGACGGCGCGCTCGACACGCCACCCACGACCGAGGACCTGGACTACCACCTCACGCTGCTGTTCCCGCCGATCCGGCCGCGCGGCTACCTCGAGGTGCGCTGCCTCGACGCCCAGCCCGGCAACGAGTGGATCGCGCCGATCGCCGTGATCGCCGCGCTGCTGGCCGACGACGAGACCACCGACCTCGCCCGCGACCTCGCCGCCCCGGCCGCCGGCCGCTGGGAACCGGCCGCCCGCGACGGCCTCACCGACCCGGCGATCTCCCGCGTCGCGCACGCGGTGCTCGACCTGGCGGCCCGCCGCCTGGACCGCACGACCCTCGATGCGCCCGTCCGCAACCGCGTCTCGGAGATCATTGCGAAACGACTGAGCAAGGAGTCAGGTACGCGCCCCTGAAACCTGGATGAACAACCGGCGAACTGCCTGGTCAGGACCCCCTTCCCCGGCCGTACCGTGGTGGGATGTCTTCGGTCTTGCTGCGTCCCACCGCCGACGCCGCCCGCGAGCTGGCCCAGCGCGTGATAGGCGACCTGGGCAACCGATGGCTCCACACGGCCGCAGTCGCGGCCCGCGCAGAGCAGCTCGCCACCGTGGTCCCGGCCGAAGACCGCGAGATCCTGGTCGCCTCCGCCTGGCTGCACGACATCGGCTACGGCGAACTGGCACACGCCACCGGCTTCCACCCGCTCGACGGCGCCCGCCTGCTCGACCACCACGGCTGGCCCACCCGCATCTCCGGCCTCGTGGCCAACCACTCCGGCGCCTGCTTCGTCGCCGCGGTCCACGGCCTCAAGGCGGAGATGGCCGTCTACCCGGACGAGGCGACGGCCACGTCCGACGCGCTGACCTACGCGGACCAGACGGTCGGCTCCCGCGGCGAACCCCTCGGCATCGACGCCCGCATCGCCGACATGCTGCACCGCCACGGCCCCGGCTCCCCGAACGCGACCGTGGCCCACCTGCGCACCCCACACATCCAGGCAATCGCGAGCCGCGTGCAATCCCGCCTCGCAACAGCCCTGCACTGACCCACGCCGAGTGGCGGGCCGTCCGGTTGCGTTTTCGCCTCCGGCGGCCTCGGGCTCCGGGGGGGGAGGCAGGGCTTCCGGCGAGGCAGGGTTGCGTTGGCCCGGTTTCTTTTCTCGCGGCCGGGGTTGGGTTTCGTGTGCCCGGCTGCCCCGTATGCCGTCTTCCAGGTCAAGCCGAGCAGATCATCGGCAGGGCCGCCAGCTCTGGTCTCCGGTCGGCATGGTCGTCGCTGCGCGCCGTCCTTGCCTGGGCTGCGGTCGCGTGGTGGGTGGCGGCCCTGCCGATGATCTGCACCCCGAGGGGTGGTCGACGGCATACGGGGCAGCCAGGCGCCGGCGGTCTGCGCGGGGCGCACGAACAGAAGATCAAGACCGGTCCGGCGGCCAGAAGTCGATCACGTGTGCCAAATCGTTGTTATCCGGCGGTTTTAACAACGATTTGGGGCTCTTCGAGGTTAAGCGGGGTTGAGGTGGCCGCGGGATTTTCGGGTGGTGGCGGCGCGGGTGCGTAGGCGTTGGTTTTCGGGGTTGCGGAAGCCGTAGGCGTTGCGGGCGACGG
Coding sequences within it:
- a CDS encoding serine/threonine-protein kinase, with the translated sequence MPEAPTMIAGRYRLGEAIGSGGMGRVWLAHDERLDRDVAIKEIVLPPGSEEDAAVARRRTLREARAAARLNHHGVVGVYDVFEADGKPWIVMEHVPSRSLKEIVQEDGPLDDRQAAVIGLEILEALRAAHKAGVQHRDVKPANVLIADDGRVVLTDFGIATIEGDGLITSSGQQLHASLDYMAPERAQEGEATEAADLWSLGATLYDAVEGRAPFHRASAVGTLTAIAADPPDPMERAGALAPVIDGLLKKNPGERLTSADAGRLLQAAAEGKSKVARATAAPIAPARKDQDPPGGRPGPARPLIIGAAAVAVVLVVTLVAFVLTRPDGTGDTPGDNIAAPGPTASAGTPSAGPSDAPASQAVQPSPVGAPTPSPTGQAAGGGENAGGSGEGSGRPQLPQGWRDYTDPTGFKVYVPNGWTQSQDGTMVYFTGPTGRVLGVDQTNTPKADPVADWSEQRDTRIADGDFPGYSEVKIVAVDYFQKAADWEWTYDSQFGRVHVNNRGVVTSPTQAYGIYWQTPESDWNAANKDLQLIFDSFVPKP
- the egtA gene encoding ergothioneine biosynthesis glutamate--cysteine ligase EgtA, translated to MSTSTITQPHAEVTDRDQAEEHIASVCFRTGPSRLIGAELEFTVHHADDPARPIDLATLRRALGPHAPATISPDSPQETLDNGTPVTVEPGGQVEISSAPFRSLTALYAATEGDRRQLSRLLAAEGLVLGEHGLDPWRSPRRLLHTPRFDALEKAFDRTGTAGRVMMCNTAGLQACVDAGEPRQLAARWAALYAAGPALMAAFATSHRQGGIDTGWRSARMRAWFGVDRQLTREIDLGADPAHAWARHALAAPLLCVRRDDRNWEAPRGLTFNDWIDGALDTPPTTEDLDYHLTLLFPPIRPRGYLEVRCLDAQPGNEWIAPIAVIAALLADDETTDLARDLAAPAAGRWEPAARDGLTDPAISRVAHAVLDLAARRLDRTTLDAPVRNRVSEIIAKRLSKESGTRP
- a CDS encoding oxygenase MpaB family protein; amino-acid sequence: MVATPARFGAGGQWAERAARPLRLTAGPGARPTPDEIDAMRAALLQRDEPGAALARALLTDRTVTQAQVRAALADPGAPAPKPMDEFLDTVRVRPSWVDDALLDRGAEVCRTFGVDATLVLTYGSLLGGYRTAAALEPLVRTGRLTGDETARRIAETTGWWRAVTAPGGLRPGAEGHRLTLHVRVMHAMVNHRLEADPSWDHAGRGVPINQYDQASTLGVFSTSFLLHLRLLGVRVSRADGAAVMHLWSYVGALMGVADRWLPHTERSGRRLLYQLLAHDPPPDANSTALARALIDSGVPERRERALSIATWLLGPAALRDLGLPPRPPWHALSRVAANLPATHVSGRLPGGRRRLLARAERQLRHYQAADPRDLA
- a CDS encoding HDIG domain-containing metalloprotein, which translates into the protein MSSVLLRPTADAARELAQRVIGDLGNRWLHTAAVAARAEQLATVVPAEDREILVASAWLHDIGYGELAHATGFHPLDGARLLDHHGWPTRISGLVANHSGACFVAAVHGLKAEMAVYPDEATATSDALTYADQTVGSRGEPLGIDARIADMLHRHGPGSPNATVAHLRTPHIQAIASRVQSRLATALH